GCACCCGTGCCTGTGTCTGAAATTCCGGAACTCCTGGCCAATGAGCAGGCGCAGACGCCACTACTGATTGCGAAAGCGACGAACGCAAAGCTTCGCGCCGATATCAAGCAGCTGGAACAAGGTCCGAATGCAGCGGGTGGGACGGCGCCGGCCGCCGGCCTGACGAGCCTGATCCAGCCACTCGCGAAGTCGCGCAAGGACCCAGGGGACGTTGCCCTCGTATCAGTTGGCGGTGCTGACGGTTCGTACCGTGCGTACCTTAGCGTGGACGGCCGTACCGTCATCGCCGAAGTTGGTGACACGATTGACAACGGCTGGAAAGTCCTGGCGATCGGCAGCTCCAGCGTCCGGCTTTCGAACGGCAAGCAACAGCGTACGCTGAGGATTTGATCAATGGCTCATGTCCTGACACTCCCTGGCGTCAAAGGTCTGTTCGCAGTCGGCATGTCCTGGCGCCATGAAGAAACCGTGCCCAGGGCAAAGGCCTTGCGTGAACTCGCAGCCAGTATGGGCAAGTGGGGCACGGTCTATACGGCGAGCGGCGGTGGGGTGCAGGTCGGCTTCTGTGACCCGATCGAGGGGCTGAAGAACCCGGGCAAGGCGCGCTCGCTGGCGGCGGCTGTCGCGGAGGAATTTACCCAGCCGTGGCGCGGTATCTTCGAACTGGGCCACGGTCTCTACTGGTATGTCGCGGTTCGGGACGGCCAGGAAATTCTGAACGATGGCGATGTCGTCGGTACCGAGGATGACATGGCTCGCGTTTGGGCAGAGCATGACCGATTGCCCGAGTGGAAGACCGAGATCACGGACAAGCCGATCGACATCATCGCAGATGCGGTCAGGTCCAAGAGCAAGGTGCCACGCCTGCGAGATCTCAGTTATGACCCGGCGATGCTCTATATCGTAGCGGGCGCGGCCGGTCTGCTGGGGCTGGCTGTTGCGGGCGTGGGGATGTACATCCACCACAGACATCAGGAAGAGATCATGCAGCAGCAGTCGCTTGCCGCGCGCGCTGCAGCGCTATCGGCCAAAGCTGCGGCCGATGCAAAGTTGGCGATCATGCCCTGGGCGTCTTTGCCGCTGACGAACGACGTGTTCAGCGCGTGTCAGACCCAGTGGGCTCAGCAGGCCCTGTCGATCAAAGGCTGGGTGCTTAACACCTGGACGTGTCGTGCTGACGCCGCTGGCATCACGATCGCGACGAAGTGGACGCGCAACGGAGGTGTCGCCAGTGACGCGCCGGGCAGGCTGGACGATGGCGGCGAGTTCTCTACACACGAGACCGTGATGGCGCAGACGTTTGGCGGCCTTAACCAGGACGCCCTGACGGGCGAGGCAGCACCGCGGGCAATGTACACGCTGGTGCAGACGTATGGCATCAAGATGCAGCTGGTAAAGCCAGTGGAGATGGTTGCGAAGGAAACCCCGGATGTGCCGAACGCGGCTCCGCCCCCGCCCTGGCTGTCGTACCCGATGACGATGGAGCTTCATGCACCCCCGTGGGTCGAGATCGGGGCCGCGCAGTTCGATCATGTGACCGGCCTGCGTATCTCGAGTATCGGATACGACAGCGACAAGCGGGTGTGGACCACGATGGGCACGTTGTACGGTATTCGCGATACGACGGTTGCGTTAGGGGCTGCGACTGCGGCTGCAGCTGCGGTTGCGGCTTCCGGCGCGGTTCCGACGATGATCGCATCGCCCGGGCCGGCTGCAACGCCGGTTCTGGCGTCGGCTCCAGTCGCGGTTCCTGCGGCGGTTCCTCCGGTGCCTTCATCGTCGGTCGTCAGCGGGCCGGTTACCCCGGCAAGTACGCCTGCCGTCGCGGTAACCCGGCCAGCAGCAGGTCAGCCGAAGGCGACCGACACGAGCCTGACGATGGTTGGGCCGGCGCCAAAACCGGCGGCGGTCGCACCGCTGACGTCGGCAGCCTCGCCGGCTGCTGCCCCGTCCACCACCGCCGGTAACGCGCAGGGTGGCATGGGAGCGCTTGCGCTTGTACAGGCGCATCACAACGCGAACCAGGGCCCGGGCGCGGCTGTCGCGGGTTCACCATCGACGCAGGCGGTGAGACCGAGCCTGTCGGCTATCCCGCCTGGTGTCGGGAATTGAAGTCCGTTATGGGCATTCTTGAGAGCCTCACGGTCAAAAAACTGGTGCCGACGCGCGAGGGCGGCGCTGCGGTGCCAGCTCGCGAGGCGTCACCAGCGTCCACCACCGATGGCGCCGAACGCCCGGTCCTGCAAAGTGGCGTAATTCCGCCTAGACAGGGCGGGACGGTACCCGCGCGTCAGGTGGAGGTCGAGAAGGTTCACAGGATTCCTCTGGCGCCGGCATTGCTGCAGGAACACGTCATTTATCCCGAGACGACGGGCGCACCCTTTGCTGACGTCGCCGTGACGATCGGCGTGCTGACGCCCGAGCGGGCGAGCGAGTTGCAGCGCCTGCAAGTTGCCACGGGCATGACGTCAACGATGATTGCCCGCGAGATGATGAGCATCGCTCAGGAAGAGATTGATGCGGTGCTGCAGTTTCGGGCTTGCACGATCTACGTCGATGCGCGTCACGTCGGACAGAGCGCCTACCAGACCTGGCGGGACGATATTCGCCGGCTCGACCATAGCGTGCGTTTCGAGGAAGTCGATGCCCGTGTGATTGAGGAAATGCGGGCGACGAAGACCTCGATGCAGGTCGCGGAAGCGTCGAAAGGACAGGGCAACCTCAACAACGTAAAGCAGATTCTCTCGTATTGCGCGACGATCGGCGGCAGTGACCTGCATGTGCTCCAGCGGGAAGACCATACGGAGATGCAGATACGGGTGAAGGGCGACCTGAAAACCATGAAGCGCGCGATCCTGAACCCCGCCGAGGGCGAGGCTTTCGTGCGCTCGATGTACACCGGCCTCGCAACCGTCAAGGAAGCGACTTACAACCCGCTCAGTTTTCAGGATGCCCAGATCAAGGGTGATTCCATGCCCGGCACGATGTTGTCGAGCATCCGGATCATCCGCGGCCCCATGTTCCCCGTGGAGACGGGCGGGGGGTTCACCGTCGCCCGTCTTCAATATCTCGCGGCGAAGAAGTACGACAGCACCCAGATCCAGGTTGCCTCGGAACGCCTCGGGTTAGTCGAGCCAGCGAAGCCGGATGGCGATTTTCGACTCGGCAAGATGGGATTCACCCCGCGGCAGGTCGAAATGCTCGAACGTCTGATCCGGCGTTCCATGGGCATCATCGTGGTGACCGGGCCGACCGGCTCGGGCAAAACGACGACGCTGTACGAGCTCACGAAGCAGCAGGCGCGGCTGTTCCCGCATACGCGGCTGGTGACAATCGAGAACCCCCCTGAGTATCCGATGCCGTGGGCGATCCAGCTTGCGTGCAAAAGCGAAGAGTTTCCGCAAATGGTGCGGTACTCGCTCCGGATGGACCCTAACGCGATTCTGCTGGGCGAGGTCCGCGGTGTGGACGAAGCGCTCGCCGCTCTCCAGGCCGCAATGACCGGACACCTGGTGCTGACGACGCTGCACGTGACCGACCCGTTCGAAACATTTTCCAGGCTGGAACTGCTAGACAACGTACGCCTCTCGCGCCAGGTGGCCTGTAACCACAAACAGGTCATCGGACTGATCTCGCAGCGGCGTGTTCCGATTCTTTGCGACAAGTGTAGTCACGCGGGCGCGGAGGCGTTCGAGACGTATCCGGGCTACCTGCAACGTGCCCTGCGCTCGTGGGCGAATGCTCGTCCCTATGGGCTGGAGAAGGTGAAGGTACGCGGGCAAGGATGCCGCGAATGCAATTTCCTCGGAATCATCCGGGAGCAGGCGGTGGCCGAGGTTGTCGTCACCGATGAGCACCTGATGCTGGACTGCATTGACAACG
Above is a genomic segment from Paraburkholderia aromaticivorans containing:
- the pilP gene encoding type IV pilus biogenesis protein PilP — encoded protein: MNTYQRTIAIALATLVSGGALAASPSATPGSMSTAPVPVSEIPELLANEQAQTPLLIAKATNAKLRADIKQLEQGPNAAGGTAPAAGLTSLIQPLAKSRKDPGDVALVSVGGADGSYRAYLSVDGRTVIAEVGDTIDNGWKVLAIGSSSVRLSNGKQQRTLRI
- the pilO2 gene encoding type 4b pilus protein PilO2, translated to MAHVLTLPGVKGLFAVGMSWRHEETVPRAKALRELAASMGKWGTVYTASGGGVQVGFCDPIEGLKNPGKARSLAAAVAEEFTQPWRGIFELGHGLYWYVAVRDGQEILNDGDVVGTEDDMARVWAEHDRLPEWKTEITDKPIDIIADAVRSKSKVPRLRDLSYDPAMLYIVAGAAGLLGLAVAGVGMYIHHRHQEEIMQQQSLAARAAALSAKAAADAKLAIMPWASLPLTNDVFSACQTQWAQQALSIKGWVLNTWTCRADAAGITIATKWTRNGGVASDAPGRLDDGGEFSTHETVMAQTFGGLNQDALTGEAAPRAMYTLVQTYGIKMQLVKPVEMVAKETPDVPNAAPPPPWLSYPMTMELHAPPWVEIGAAQFDHVTGLRISSIGYDSDKRVWTTMGTLYGIRDTTVALGAATAAAAAVAASGAVPTMIASPGPAATPVLASAPVAVPAAVPPVPSSSVVSGPVTPASTPAVAVTRPAAGQPKATDTSLTMVGPAPKPAAVAPLTSAASPAAAPSTTAGNAQGGMGALALVQAHHNANQGPGAAVAGSPSTQAVRPSLSAIPPGVGN
- a CDS encoding ATPase, T2SS/T4P/T4SS family — encoded protein: MGILESLTVKKLVPTREGGAAVPAREASPASTTDGAERPVLQSGVIPPRQGGTVPARQVEVEKVHRIPLAPALLQEHVIYPETTGAPFADVAVTIGVLTPERASELQRLQVATGMTSTMIAREMMSIAQEEIDAVLQFRACTIYVDARHVGQSAYQTWRDDIRRLDHSVRFEEVDARVIEEMRATKTSMQVAEASKGQGNLNNVKQILSYCATIGGSDLHVLQREDHTEMQIRVKGDLKTMKRAILNPAEGEAFVRSMYTGLATVKEATYNPLSFQDAQIKGDSMPGTMLSSIRIIRGPMFPVETGGGFTVARLQYLAAKKYDSTQIQVASERLGLVEPAKPDGDFRLGKMGFTPRQVEMLERLIRRSMGIIVVTGPTGSGKTTTLYELTKQQARLFPHTRLVTIENPPEYPMPWAIQLACKSEEFPQMVRYSLRMDPNAILLGEVRGVDEALAALQAAMTGHLVLTTLHVTDPFETFSRLELLDNVRLSRQVACNHKQVIGLISQRRVPILCDKCSHAGAEAFETYPGYLQRALRSWANARPYGLEKVKVRGQGCRECNFLGIIREQAVAEVVVTDEHLMLDCIDNGVLKAGRNHRKRPGSDKSMIEHAMDLVLEGLLDPSDAEHEVDEIPVWEG